Part of the Nostoc sp. ATCC 53789 genome, TAGAGGATGAAGAACGCAGCCGTGGTAATCCGTTTTTATCACAAAAGCAATGGCAGGAAGCACTATGTTCTCAAGGGTTTGTTGAGGTAGTGGCTGTCTCTGAAACTGAAGCTTTCGGCGAACAGATTTTGGTGGCTCAGGCTGCTACATCGATAACTGACTCAGCACCTACAGCATTTACCGTCACCAAGCAAAAAGCTCCTAAAGAGCAGAATCAAGACTTATTGGCTAAAAAATCAGATATTGCTGACTGGTTTTACATTCCTTCTTGGAAACGTACTATGCCACCGCAGCCTTCTCAAGCTGGACTTGAGGGAAAAGCAGGATGCTGGTTAGTGTTTGTGGATGAGTGCGGCTTGGGTGAGAAGTTGATAAAACAACTAGTACTTGAGAATCAAGATGTTATTTCCGTCAGGGTGGGAGAGCAATTTCAGCAAAATAACGAATATCCTCAACGCACATATACGATTAATCCAGCAAAAGAGGATGATTACAATACCTTGCTCAAAAAACTTCGCAGCCTGGGTAAGATTCCCAAAAGGATTGTTCATCTGTGGAGTGTGACATCAAACAGTTACACCAACTCAACAATTGAAGCTTTAGGCTGGTCGAGTTTGTTGTTTTTGGCACAGGCTATTACAGAAAATAATCAAACAGATGCTTTAGAAATTAGTCTTGTCTCCAACAATTTACAGGAAATAACAGGTTCAGAAATACTGTGTCCAGAAAAGGCCCTGGTTCTTGGAACTTGCAAAGTTATGCCGCTTGAGTATCCAAATATAACTTGTCGCAGTATTGATGTTGTAGTTCCTGTAGAAAGTGGTCAGGAAGAACTCATCCAAACACTAATAGCGGAATTTACAACCCCTACATCTGACCAAATTATTGCTTACCGTGGGCGAAATCGCTGGGTACAAGATTTTGAACCTGTACAACTACATGAAACCGTTACTGAAAATCTCTGCCTTAGAAAACAGGGAGTATATCTCATCACTGGTGGATTAGGAGGTGTTGGTCTACTGCTAGCAGAATATCTAGCGCAGACCGCGCAAGCAAAACTTATATTAGTAGGACGTTCAACTTTTCCCGACCAAGATGAATGGTCTGAATGGTTATCGACTCACGATTCAAAAGATCATATCAGTCAGAAGATCCAAAAATTGCAGGGAATGAAGGCATTAGGTGCAGAGGTAATGGTAATCAGTGCCGATGTTACCAACCTTGAACAGATGTCCGCAGTGTTTAAAAAAGCTAATCAACGATTTGGTGAGATTCATGGAGTAATTCATGCAGCCGCAGTTTTCGGCGGAGGGATGATGCAACTTACAACAAAAGAAACTGTAGCCAAATCTTTAGCGCCAAAAGTGCAAGGAACACGAGTACTTGAAACTCTATTTAAAGAAAAGAACCTGGATTTCTTTGTACTCTGTTCATCACTAAGTTCATTTGTTGGTACATCTGGAATGGCAGATTATACAGCTGCAAATGCCTTCCTTGACTCCTTTGCTCACTACAGCGCTTCTAAATATGGAACATGGAAATTCATTAAGTCTATTAACTGGGATAGATGGAACAACGTAGGAATGGCAATTCCTGTTGAAGCACGCCATCAAGAAATCACAGGAGAAAAATTGACAGCAGGAATGGCTGATTTGGAGGGCATAGAGGCTTTTAAACGTATTCTGTGTAGTAGCACAGTTTCTCAAATAATTGTATCAACACAAGATTTTCTCAATCTAATTAAGCCAAAGAAAACTCCTAAGTCTTTGGAAGAAAAATTAGCCCAGCTTAATCAATTCAAACCAACTCACCCCCGCCCTAAATTAGCAAATGCTTATATTGCTCCTAGTAATGAAATTGAGCGAACCCTTGCTGACGTTTGGCAACAACTTCTAGGGATTGAAAAAGTGGGTATTCACGATAACTTCTTTGAGTTAGGAGGAGACTCTTTATTTGCTACTCAATTAGTTTCTGAACTGTGCAAAACTTTTCAAACAGAACTTTCTTACAAAGGCTTTTTTAATGGCCCGACTATAGCTGAGTTAGCTGAAGTTATTGTCCAGAAACTTGCTAACCAGACAAATTTAGAGGAATTGGCTCAAGCTTTAGCAGATATTGAACAACTATCACAGGATGAAGTGCAGGCATTAATTGCTTCACAACACTAAGTAACTAGACATGATATGACTATGCAATTACCACTTTCTTTTTACGAAATTAGTGAATTCATTTTTTTGACAGTTGCTTTAACTGTTTTTACGCGCTTAATTATTTATCTATTAAAAAGAACATGGCGAAAGCAAAAATGTAAATTAGTCTGGACACCAATTGATGTTGTCGAACGTCGTACCAACCTCTTATATGATGAGTTTATTAAAGAGTATGCATCTGTGGGTAAACCTGTAATTATTACTGATGTCATGCAAGACTGGAAAGCATCAAAAAAGTGGAATTTAGATTTTTTTAAGTTGAAATATGGAAAAGTTGAATGCGCTATTAAACAAGATGATGTTGAGATTCATAGTTTAATGACTATTGCTGAATACATTGATTATATGATTTCTGGTAATAGCAACAAGCGTCTGTATCTAGCAAATTGGGTGGTTTCTTGTTATCCTGAGCTTTTAGATGACTACCGAGAGCCAATTTACTTTCCCAATTGGTTACAAAGACTGCCAAGAAATCTTCTCATAAAATATGAATGTGACAACCCGGAAATATTTATAGGTCATAAAAATACATCAGTAGGTCTTCATAAAGATCCAGATAATTTCTCTGCGTGGTTAGGCTTAATTTCTGGGCGAAAGCGAATTGTCTTATTCACACCAGATCAAAAAGATGTTCTATACGATGGTAAAGTAGATATCTTTAACCCAGATTTAAAAAAGTATCCACTGTACGCTAAAGCAAATCCAGTAGAAGTCATACTAGAGCCAGGAGAAATTTTATATATCCCATCTCAGTGGTGGCATCATGTAAACAATCTGGAAAATAGCATTGGCGTTGGCAACATATTTATCAATGAATTTAATTCAGAATTAGTCTTTCAATCTTTTGTTGAAGGGAATCCAATAAAAGGTCATTTATTACCATTAGTTTTAGAGTTTCCCTGGTTAGGAAAAGCTTTATTTTCTCTAGGGCTAATCTAATATCAAAATTTCAAAAATCTTGTATTATGCAAATTCACAATTAGGAGTGCTTTTATGCTTCAACAAAACACTACAGAGTTTAAGTTTTTGTTTGGCTTTCTTGAATTCTTAAAATTTTTATATCCAAAAGGAAATATTCATCATGTTGAAGACTCACTAAAGTCTTATCTAGAGATGACACAAAGAGATTTGAACCTTAACCAGCCAATGGGGAAATTCATATATTCTGGTATTACTCACAAGCCTTGGTATGAATCTCATGAAAATGCTGTTTTGAGCCTCATCTCTAAAACCCTAGAAAAAAACTTTGATCAGATAGAAAGTGAGTGGTTAGGCTATTTATCCTCTGATTATAAAATTATTCCTAAGTACAAGCCAAGTGAAATTTTTGGTGAATCACTAAAGAATCAAGATGAAGACTGGCAATATTACTTAATTTGGAGACAAGGTAAATTTACCAAAGCAGCTACATCCCTTTTCCCAAATACAGTCAAGATTATCTCAGAGCTAAATCCTTTCTTATATTCTTTTGGTGAGGTGGTATTTATTAACATGAAACCTGGAGTCATTTTACCACCACATATTGATGATATTAATATCTCTTTAACATGTCACTTTGGTATCCAAGTTCCAGAAAAGTGTGGTATTAAGGTTGGAGGTGAAACACGTAGTTGGAACCGAGGAAAAACTTTGTTTTTTGATAACAGTTTTGAACATGGAGCTTGGAATAAAAGCCAGGAAAATCGAGTTGTTTTGTTATTAGATTTGTACCATCCAGAACTGACAAAAATCGAGAAATTTCTCTTAAAATTTATTCTTAAATACTTTAATAAAAGTGAGTTTCATGGAATAAAAAATTCGGAGTACCAAAAACTATTACTGGATAACTTAATTAGTCGTAGCAGCAGGAATCACATGGCTAAATAACGCCAAAATTATATTTATTTTGTTGCATATCAGGTTTGGCGAATATGAGTGACCTTTCACAACGAATTGCTGGTCTTTCCCCAGAGAAACTTAAGCTTCTTGCACAACGCCTTCAGAAGAAAAAAGAAAGCGTATTTTCACAACCGCAAATAGTTCCTCAAAGTCGAGAGTCAAACTTATTCCCTCTATCTTTTGCCCAACAAAGGTTGTGGTTTATCGACCAATTACAACCTGGAAATAGTGCCTACAATATCTCTCAACCCATGCGTATTGTCGGATCGCTAAATGTGGCGGCACTAGAGCAAAGCTTTAACGAAGTTGTGAGACGGCACGAAGTTTTAAGAACTACATTCATAGTAGTTGATGGACAACCTCTGCAAGTCATTGCTCCCAGTTTCAGCTTCAAACTACCAGTAGTAGATTTACAAGAACTTTCTCAAGAGCAGAAAGAGGCTGAAGTTTTGAGATTGGCGAGTGAGGAAGCCCAACAGCCTTTTGACTTAACCAAAGTGCCTTTATTACGAGTTACTTTACTGCAACTAGCGGCATCAGAATATGCATTATTGTTGACTATGCATCATATTGTGGCTGATGGCTGGGCTATAGGTGTGCTGATTCACGAAATCGCAACTTTGTATGAAGCTTTCTCTATTGGCAAACCATCACCCCTCTCGCAACTATCCATCCAGTATGCAGACTTTGCTGTGTGGCAAAGACAGTGGTTACAGGGAGAGCGTTTAGAAACTCAACTTGCTTACTGGCAAAGGCAATTAGGCGGTAAACTACCTGTTGTAGAATTCCCTAGCGAGCGATCGCGATCGCCTATCCAGACTTTCTCAGGAGCTAGAGAAACTCTAGTTCTACCCAAAACTTTATCTGAGAAGCTAAAAGCTCTGAATCAGCGCCAAGGCATCACACTATTTATGATTCTGCTAGCGGCTTTCCAGACATTGCTGCACTGCTACACTGATCAAGAAGATATCGTTGTTGGTACTGATATTGCCAACCGCAATCAAGCCGAGACTAAAGAATTGATCGGGTTTTTTGTTAACCAGTTAGTCTTGCGTACAGATTTATCAGGAAATCCTACTTTTGTAGAGTTATTAGAACGAGTCCGCGAGATGACTTTGGAAGCTTATGCTCACCAAGATTTACCCTTCGACAAATTGGTAGATATTCTGAATCCAAAACGGGAGTTGAACCGTACACCATTATTTCAAGTCAAGATTGTTTTGGAAAATACCCAAACTCCATCTTTGGAGCTTCCAGGCTTAACTATCACATCTTTGAAAGTCGAAAACAAAACAGTGCAGTTTGACTTGCTGTTAGAGTTAAACGAAACAGATCAGGGACTATTTGGTGTATGGGAATATAACACTGACCTATTTCATAGGGACAGTATTGTTAGCTTATCGAATAATTTTGCAACGCTTTTAAATAAGATTGCCACTCATCCAGAAAGTAAACTAAGTGAATTAAAAATAGTTCTTAATGAAGTAGATAAGAAACAGCATCTTGCTAGAGAAGAAGCTTATAAAAATACCATCGGACAGAAATTAATCAACGTTAAACGTAGAGCAAATAACAGATAATAAAAATCATGACGAAAATGGAATCTCTAGGATATGTAAGACGGAAAGCTGTTAATATATCTACAGAAGAATTAATCAAAACTGAATTTCTTCAGTCAGGCTCTAACTTTCCTTTGGTGATTAAGCCTAGTGTGAAGGGTGTAAATCTAGAAAACTGGGCTAATAATAATCAAGAATATTTGAAATCTGAATTATTAAAATATGGAGCGGTACTTTTTCGTGATTTCAAAGTTAATTCTATAGAAGAATTTGAGCAAATTATCGCAGCGATTTGTGGAGAAGCGATGGAATATCGGTATCGGGCATCTCCACGAACTCAAGTAGCTGGGAGAATTTATACTTCAACTGACTACCCTGCCGATCAAAGTATTTTTCCTCACAACGAACACGCCTACTCGCCTACCTTTCCGTTGAAAATCTTCTTTTTTTGTATGAGTCCAGCGCAAGAGGGAGGGGAAACCCCAATTGGTAGCTGTCGAAAGGTTTTTGAGCGAATTGATCCAACTATCCGCGATCGCTTCATTGAAAAGCAAGTTATGTATATGCGTAACTTTGGTAATGGATTTGGTCTTCCTTGGCAAACTGTATTTCAAACAACAGACAAAATTAAAGTAGAAGAGTATTGCAAAAATAATGGAATTGAGGTTGAATGGAAAGCAGATAATCGTTTAAGAACTCGACAAGTTGGACCAGCCATTCTCAAACATCCTCAAACAGGTGAAATGGTCTGGTTTAATCACGCAACTTTTTTTCACGTTTCCACATTGGAACCAACGATACGCGAATCGTTATTGAAAAATTTGCCAGAAGAAGATTTACCAACTAACACATATTATGGAGATGGTTCTGCAATTGAACCATCAGTATTAGCTAGTTTGCGAACTGCCTATCAAGAAGAAATGGTCACTTTCTCTTGGCAGAAAGGAGATGTATTGATGCTGGATAATATGTTATCAATACATGCTCGCAATCCATTTATGCCTCCCAGAAAAATTTTAGTGGGAATGGCTGAACCTTATACCCCGGATTTCTCACGCATAGTGTAGGCAGAGGGAGAAGAGGAGTGTGGGGAGTGTGGGGAGTGTGGGGGGTAAGACTTCTTCCCCATCCTCCCACACCTCCCACACCCCTTGGATTTCTCACTTGTGAGAAATCCAGGATACGCCCTCAAGTATTTAACTAATATTAAGGTAGCAATATGCAAGTAGTAGAAAGTATCGAGGGGTTTAGACTTTCGCCTCAGCAAGAGCATTTATGGTTGTTACAACAAATTGATCAAAGTTGGGCTTATCGTAGCGATTGTGCAATTTTGATTGAAGGAAATATTGATCTCAATAATTTAGAATTGGCATTGCAAGATGTTGTCAATCGCTATGAGATCCTCCGCACCAATTTTATTTGTCTACCTGGAATGACTATTCCAGTACAGGTAATTACGGATAGCAAAGTTATTTTAGAGAAAAAATCTGATATTACTAATTTAACCCCTCAAGAACAAGAGGCGAAGATTGAGTTAATATTTCAGGAAATCAAACAACAAACTTTTCACTTTGAACAAGGTTTGATTTTACATACATCTTTAGTAAATATTTCACCAGAACAGCATTTATTGCTTATTAGTTTACCTGCTCTTTGTGCAGATAGAGCAACCTTTAATTGTCTAGTAAGAGAACTAGCTACTTCTTACTTAGGAAAATTCGATGAGAAATTATCTAAAGAACCACTTCAGTATGCAGATTTTTCAGAATGGCAAAATCAAATATTAGAAGCAGAAGAAACGAAAATAGGTAGAGAATATTGGCAACAGCAAGACTTCTCTACTATTGACACTTTCCAGCTTCCTTTTGAAAAGCATCTCTCTGAAAAACAGATATTTCAACCAAAATTAGTAAATTCAATCATTACCCCGGAACTGGTAGCTAATATCGAAACATTAGCTAAGAAGCATAATACTTCTGTTTCTACCTTTTATCTAACCTGTTGGTTGATTTTACTCCAGCGACTAAGTGGACAATCCGATATAATCGTCGCCAGAGAATTTAATGGCAGAAAATATGAGGAACTTCAAGAAGCATTAGGACTATTTGCTAAATATTTACCAATTCATTGTCATTTAGAAGATAGTTTCAAATTTAGTCAAGTTTTGCAGCAAGTTCATGAGTCTGTAGAATCTATCCACAAATGGCAAGAGTGTTTTACTTGGGAACAAATGCCAAATATTTTGCCTTTTTCTCCTGTAATTTTTGATTTTACAGAAGAAGATGCAAGGCATTATGCAGGTAATATATTATTTTCTATTTTCAAGCTTGATAGCTGTACTGAGCGTTTCAAAATTAAGCTTTCTTGTAGACGCGAAAAGGATTTTTTAAGTACAGAATTTCATTATGACTGTAATCTATTTTCTCCACAGGATATTGCAGGGTTAGCAGAGCAATTTCACAAGCTACTAGAAAGTGCAGTACATGAGCCAGAAGCTGCAATTGGTGAATTAGAAATTTTAAGCGATCGCACACTCAATCAACTTCTCTTTGGGTTCAATCAAACTCAGGCGGATTACCCACAAAATAAGTGCATTCACGAGTTATTTACAGAGCAGGTAGAACGCACTCCCAACAATATTGCTGTAGTATTTAAGAATCAGGAACTAACTTATGCTGAACTTAATGCGCGTGCAAATCAATTAGCTCATTATCTAAAAGATTTGGGGGTAAGTGCAGAAGTATTAGTGGGAATTTGTGTAGAGCGTTCTTTAGAAATGCTTGTAGGTATTTTAGGCATTCTTAAAGCTGGTGGTGCTTATGTTCCCCTCGATCCGCACTATCCCCAAGAGCGCTTAAGCTTCATGCTAGAAGATACTCAGGTATCTGTATTATTGACACAGCAGCATTTACTAGAAGGCTTACCTAAGCACGATACACAGACAATTTGCTTAGACACAGAATGGGAAGCAATCGCACAACAGAGTCAGAAAAACCCCCTGATAACTATATCTACTGAAAACTTAGCTTATATAATTTATACTTCTGGCTCTACTGGAAAACCGAAAGGAGTTGCGATCGCACATCGTAACTTAGTACATTCCACAACTGCACGTATTGACTACTATCAACAAGCTGTGAGTAACTTTTTGCTACTCTCATCCTTTGCTTTTGATAGCTCTGTTGCAGGTATTTTCTGGACACTTTGTTGTGGCGGAACTCTACACTTACCAGAAGAAGGTGTACAACGAGAAGTACCTAAACTTATAGAATTAATTTCCCAAAATAGTGTTTCCCATTTATTAAGCCTTCCTTCTCTATATGCTTTAATTTTGCAACAAGCAAAACCAGAAAATTTAAATTCTCTTCGTGCTGTCATAGTTGCAGGTGAATCTTGTCTACCAGAATTGGTACAACATCATTCTCAGTTTCAGCCGGAAGTATCTTTATTTAACGAGTACGGGCCGACAGAAGCAACCGTTTGGAGTAGCGCATATTATTGTCATACCGCAGAAACAGGAAGGCAAATATCTATTGGTTCTCCCATACTCAATACACAAATATATATACTGGACTCTCATTTACATCCAGTTCCTATTGGTATTCATGGCGAAATTTATATTAGCGGTGAAGGTTTAGCTAGAGGTTATTTAAACCAATCTGCAATTACATCTGAGAAATTTATTCCCCATCCCTTTAGTAAAAAACCGGGAGTGCGTTTATATAAAACTGGCGATTTAGCAAAATATCTCCCTGATGGCAATATTGAGTTTCTGGGACGTATTGATAACCAAGTAAAAATTCGTGGCTTCCGAATTGAGTTAGGTGAGATTGAGACAGCACTGAATAAGTATTCTGGAGTGCAAGAAACAGTAGTTATTGCTCGTGAAGATGTACCAGGAAAACGATTAGTTGCTTATGTAGTTCCTCAGCCAAAATCAGCCCTTACAGTTAATGAACTACGCAGCTTTTTAAAAGATAAATTACCTGAATTCATGATACCATCGGCTGTAGTGGTGCTAAAAGAATTACCTCTAAGTGCCAATGGTAAAGTTGATAGAAAGGCACTACCCGCACCAGAGGAAGTTAGATCGGATTTGATAGGAGATTTTGTTCCTCCTCGCACCTCTGTAGAAGAAATGCTAACTAAAATCTGGGCTGATGTCTTAAAAATTGAGAAAGTCAGTATTTACGACAACTTCTTTGAATTGGGTGGACATTCTTTATTAACAACTCAACTACTTGCCAAAGTTAAAGAAGCTTTTAACTTGGATATCTCTTTACGCAGTTTGTTAGAGAAACCCACCGTAGCGGGTTTAGCAGAAAATATTGATCGAGTTTGTCAAACAGAAATTGATTACCCACTTTTGGATCTAAAAGCTGAAGTCATTTTAGATCCAACAATTGTTCCTGAAAATGCCGTTAAGTTTATTCCTGAACCTAGTGCTATTCTATTGACTGGAGCAACGGGCTTTTTAGGATTATTCTTACTAGCTGAACTTCTCCAACAAACCCAAGCAAATATTTATTGCTTAGTTCGTTATAAAAATATTGAGGATGCCCATAAAAAACTGCAAACTGCTCTGGAATCTTATGGAGTTTGGAATGAAATTTGGAATTACAGAATCATTCCTATTCTTGGGGATTTATCAAAGCCACTTTTGGGTTTAAAAACTGAAAATTTCCAACAATTGGCAAGTATTATTGATGTTATCTACCATAATGGGGCTTGGGTACATCATATTTATCCCTACTCTATTCTCAAATCTACAAACGTACTGGGTACACAAGAAATTTTGAGATTAGCTAGTCAAATAAAAACTAAACCAGTACATTTTATTTCTAGCTCTGGTGTTGTATCTTCCAAAACTGAATCTGGAGCAAAATTAGTCAGAGAACAAGATAGCCTAAATGAAAAGGAATTTCCTAGTAATGGATATTGTCAAACTAAATGGGTAGCTGAAAAGTTAGTACAAACGGCGATTGAAAGAGGAATTCCTATCTCTATTTACAGACCATCACGTATATCTGGACATAGCAAAACGGGGGTCTTTAATAGTAATGATTTTCTGTACAAACTGATAATAGGTTGTGTGCAATTGGGAAGTGCGCCAGATATAGACATTCGAGAGAATATAGTTCCTGTAGATTATGTCAGCAAAGCAATAGTTAATTTATCAAAACAGAAGGAATCTTTAGGGAAAACTTTTCACTTAGTGCATCCTCAAACTCTCCACTCAAATACACTTATCGACCATATTCGCTCATTGGGTTATGCAATTGAACAAAATTCTTATGAGCAATGGCGAGAGAAATTACTCAATGTGACTCAAAGCTCCTTTGAACATCCTTTATATTCATTAGTACCATTTTTTCCAGCAAGACAAGCTGAAGAAGAAGATTCAAACTCAGAATTTTTACAGCTTGATAATCAAAATGTCATCAATGGATTAGTAGGTACTTCCATTACTTGTCCTCCAATAGACAATCAATTACTCAGCGTTTATTTTTCCTATCTGATTAAGCAGGGGCTTTTGGATAATAAAGTTTGTAACTGATGAATAATTAAAATTTTTGCAATAGTTTCAGGAGTGATATTTTATGATTTCAACAACTCATTATGATGATTATGATGTTCTTGCATTACATCAAAAATCTGATATTTTAACTGAATTATTAGCCAAAGCAGGGCTGACAAATCAGCAGCAAAAGTATTTACAACATTTTATCAATAGCTATAGCGATCGCACCAAAACATCTAAACATCTTTCCCAATCTTATCGCCCAGTTCTCTCTGATGATAAAAACTTAGGAGAGTTCAATTTACTATTCAAAGAAATGTATTATCCCATTGTTGCTAATCGCTCTATGGGTTCCAAAATCTGGGATGTAGATGGTAATGAATATGTAGATGTAATGATGGGTTTGGGAATAAATCTCTTTGGTCATAATCCCTCATTTATTAAAGAGGCTTTAATCGCACAACTTGATCAAGGAATTCAAATTGGCCCCCAATCAGAAATTGTTGGTGAGGTAGCTGAGTTAATTTCTCAACTTACAGGAATGGAGCGGGTTTGTTTTAGTAATACTGGTACAGAAGCAGTAATGACTGCTATCCGTATCGCCAGAGCAGTTACAGAACGCAAGAAAATCGTTATATTTTCAGGTTCTTATCATGGTCATTTTGATGGCACTTTAGTTAACACAAATAAGGCAGAAGATAATCAATATGCCATACCCTTAGCGCCTGGAGTATTACAAAACTTTGTGAGTGATGTTTTGATTTTAGATTATGGCAATCCTCAATCATTAGAAG contains:
- a CDS encoding condensation domain-containing protein produces the protein MSDLSQRIAGLSPEKLKLLAQRLQKKKESVFSQPQIVPQSRESNLFPLSFAQQRLWFIDQLQPGNSAYNISQPMRIVGSLNVAALEQSFNEVVRRHEVLRTTFIVVDGQPLQVIAPSFSFKLPVVDLQELSQEQKEAEVLRLASEEAQQPFDLTKVPLLRVTLLQLAASEYALLLTMHHIVADGWAIGVLIHEIATLYEAFSIGKPSPLSQLSIQYADFAVWQRQWLQGERLETQLAYWQRQLGGKLPVVEFPSERSRSPIQTFSGARETLVLPKTLSEKLKALNQRQGITLFMILLAAFQTLLHCYTDQEDIVVGTDIANRNQAETKELIGFFVNQLVLRTDLSGNPTFVELLERVREMTLEAYAHQDLPFDKLVDILNPKRELNRTPLFQVKIVLENTQTPSLELPGLTITSLKVENKTVQFDLLLELNETDQGLFGVWEYNTDLFHRDSIVSLSNNFATLLNKIATHPESKLSELKIVLNEVDKKQHLAREEAYKNTIGQKLINVKRRANNR
- a CDS encoding aspartyl/asparaginyl beta-hydroxylase domain-containing protein; protein product: MLQQNTTEFKFLFGFLEFLKFLYPKGNIHHVEDSLKSYLEMTQRDLNLNQPMGKFIYSGITHKPWYESHENAVLSLISKTLEKNFDQIESEWLGYLSSDYKIIPKYKPSEIFGESLKNQDEDWQYYLIWRQGKFTKAATSLFPNTVKIISELNPFLYSFGEVVFINMKPGVILPPHIDDINISLTCHFGIQVPEKCGIKVGGETRSWNRGKTLFFDNSFEHGAWNKSQENRVVLLLDLYHPELTKIEKFLLKFILKYFNKSEFHGIKNSEYQKLLLDNLISRSSRNHMAK
- a CDS encoding cupin-like domain-containing protein, translated to MQLPLSFYEISEFIFLTVALTVFTRLIIYLLKRTWRKQKCKLVWTPIDVVERRTNLLYDEFIKEYASVGKPVIITDVMQDWKASKKWNLDFFKLKYGKVECAIKQDDVEIHSLMTIAEYIDYMISGNSNKRLYLANWVVSCYPELLDDYREPIYFPNWLQRLPRNLLIKYECDNPEIFIGHKNTSVGLHKDPDNFSAWLGLISGRKRIVLFTPDQKDVLYDGKVDIFNPDLKKYPLYAKANPVEVILEPGEILYIPSQWWHHVNNLENSIGVGNIFINEFNSELVFQSFVEGNPIKGHLLPLVLEFPWLGKALFSLGLI
- a CDS encoding TauD/TfdA family dioxygenase; translation: MTKMESLGYVRRKAVNISTEELIKTEFLQSGSNFPLVIKPSVKGVNLENWANNNQEYLKSELLKYGAVLFRDFKVNSIEEFEQIIAAICGEAMEYRYRASPRTQVAGRIYTSTDYPADQSIFPHNEHAYSPTFPLKIFFFCMSPAQEGGETPIGSCRKVFERIDPTIRDRFIEKQVMYMRNFGNGFGLPWQTVFQTTDKIKVEEYCKNNGIEVEWKADNRLRTRQVGPAILKHPQTGEMVWFNHATFFHVSTLEPTIRESLLKNLPEEDLPTNTYYGDGSAIEPSVLASLRTAYQEEMVTFSWQKGDVLMLDNMLSIHARNPFMPPRKILVGMAEPYTPDFSRIV
- a CDS encoding non-ribosomal peptide synthetase, coding for MQVVESIEGFRLSPQQEHLWLLQQIDQSWAYRSDCAILIEGNIDLNNLELALQDVVNRYEILRTNFICLPGMTIPVQVITDSKVILEKKSDITNLTPQEQEAKIELIFQEIKQQTFHFEQGLILHTSLVNISPEQHLLLISLPALCADRATFNCLVRELATSYLGKFDEKLSKEPLQYADFSEWQNQILEAEETKIGREYWQQQDFSTIDTFQLPFEKHLSEKQIFQPKLVNSIITPELVANIETLAKKHNTSVSTFYLTCWLILLQRLSGQSDIIVAREFNGRKYEELQEALGLFAKYLPIHCHLEDSFKFSQVLQQVHESVESIHKWQECFTWEQMPNILPFSPVIFDFTEEDARHYAGNILFSIFKLDSCTERFKIKLSCRREKDFLSTEFHYDCNLFSPQDIAGLAEQFHKLLESAVHEPEAAIGELEILSDRTLNQLLFGFNQTQADYPQNKCIHELFTEQVERTPNNIAVVFKNQELTYAELNARANQLAHYLKDLGVSAEVLVGICVERSLEMLVGILGILKAGGAYVPLDPHYPQERLSFMLEDTQVSVLLTQQHLLEGLPKHDTQTICLDTEWEAIAQQSQKNPLITISTENLAYIIYTSGSTGKPKGVAIAHRNLVHSTTARIDYYQQAVSNFLLLSSFAFDSSVAGIFWTLCCGGTLHLPEEGVQREVPKLIELISQNSVSHLLSLPSLYALILQQAKPENLNSLRAVIVAGESCLPELVQHHSQFQPEVSLFNEYGPTEATVWSSAYYCHTAETGRQISIGSPILNTQIYILDSHLHPVPIGIHGEIYISGEGLARGYLNQSAITSEKFIPHPFSKKPGVRLYKTGDLAKYLPDGNIEFLGRIDNQVKIRGFRIELGEIETALNKYSGVQETVVIAREDVPGKRLVAYVVPQPKSALTVNELRSFLKDKLPEFMIPSAVVVLKELPLSANGKVDRKALPAPEEVRSDLIGDFVPPRTSVEEMLTKIWADVLKIEKVSIYDNFFELGGHSLLTTQLLAKVKEAFNLDISLRSLLEKPTVAGLAENIDRVCQTEIDYPLLDLKAEVILDPTIVPENAVKFIPEPSAILLTGATGFLGLFLLAELLQQTQANIYCLVRYKNIEDAHKKLQTALESYGVWNEIWNYRIIPILGDLSKPLLGLKTENFQQLASIIDVIYHNGAWVHHIYPYSILKSTNVLGTQEILRLASQIKTKPVHFISSSGVVSSKTESGAKLVREQDSLNEKEFPSNGYCQTKWVAEKLVQTAIERGIPISIYRPSRISGHSKTGVFNSNDFLYKLIIGCVQLGSAPDIDIRENIVPVDYVSKAIVNLSKQKESLGKTFHLVHPQTLHSNTLIDHIRSLGYAIEQNSYEQWREKLLNVTQSSFEHPLYSLVPFFPARQAEEEDSNSEFLQLDNQNVINGLVGTSITCPPIDNQLLSVYFSYLIKQGLLDNKVCN